A region from the Methanofollis liminatans DSM 4140 genome encodes:
- a CDS encoding aspartate kinase, translating to MKFGGTSVGDAECIRRTVDILERYHAEGHEMAVVVSAMSGVTDQLHAIAAEAESSVEEPPIEAFIQAIRAKHMKTLEAVAPGQAAAVGSVIDDRLENLDHILTAVHALHELTRRSKDYIVSYGERLSALIVSAALRERGISSSALDGCEAGILTTNKHGDALVLPTSDPRINSRILPLLMNSVPVITGYMGCTPEGIVTTLGRSGSDYSGAIVGRAIDADEVWIWTDVDGVMTSDPRIIKNVRVLPYVSYREAMELSFFGAKVLHPKSIEPAMEKDIIVRVKNTFNPDHPGTIVRRQEHREKRVVKAVTHIERVALVNINGVQMIGRPGVAREIFTALGDAGINVMMISQASSQANISLIIDEGNLAEALEVLAAPVKSGIVREVTSDRNVVAMAVVGAGMAGTPGISGRIFTALGKAGVNVMMISQGSSEVNVSFVVRQDDSRRALQLLHDEFRLSEACDDE from the coding sequence ATGAAATTTGGGGGCACATCCGTTGGCGATGCGGAATGTATCCGTCGTACGGTCGACATCCTTGAACGCTACCATGCCGAAGGGCACGAGATGGCCGTCGTCGTCTCGGCGATGTCAGGGGTGACCGACCAGCTCCACGCCATCGCAGCAGAGGCCGAGTCCAGTGTTGAAGAACCCCCGATTGAGGCGTTTATCCAGGCGATCCGGGCGAAACACATGAAGACCCTCGAGGCCGTCGCGCCGGGCCAGGCCGCCGCCGTCGGGAGTGTCATCGACGACCGGCTCGAAAATCTCGATCATATCCTGACGGCGGTCCACGCCCTCCACGAGCTCACCCGCCGCTCCAAGGACTATATCGTCTCCTACGGCGAGCGGCTCTCGGCTCTGATCGTGAGCGCCGCCCTGCGCGAGCGTGGCATCTCATCATCGGCGCTCGACGGGTGCGAGGCCGGGATCCTGACGACGAACAAGCACGGCGACGCCCTTGTCCTCCCGACGAGCGATCCGCGGATCAACAGCCGCATCCTTCCCCTCCTGATGAACTCGGTCCCGGTGATCACCGGTTACATGGGCTGCACGCCCGAGGGAATCGTCACCACCCTGGGCCGGAGCGGTTCGGACTACTCGGGCGCGATCGTCGGGCGGGCGATCGACGCCGACGAGGTCTGGATCTGGACCGATGTGGACGGCGTCATGACCTCTGACCCGCGGATCATCAAGAACGTCCGCGTCCTCCCGTACGTCAGCTACCGCGAGGCGATGGAACTCTCGTTCTTCGGGGCGAAGGTGCTTCACCCCAAGTCCATCGAACCCGCGATGGAAAAGGACATCATCGTCCGGGTGAAGAACACCTTCAACCCGGACCACCCGGGAACGATCGTGCGGCGCCAGGAGCACCGGGAGAAACGGGTGGTCAAGGCGGTCACCCACATCGAGCGGGTGGCGCTCGTGAACATCAACGGCGTCCAGATGATCGGCCGGCCCGGCGTGGCGCGGGAGATCTTCACGGCGCTGGGCGACGCCGGGATCAACGTGATGATGATCTCGCAGGCCTCCTCGCAGGCGAACATCTCCCTGATCATCGACGAGGGAAACCTTGCGGAAGCCCTCGAAGTGCTCGCGGCCCCGGTGAAGTCCGGGATCGTGCGTGAGGTCACCTCTGACCGGAACGTCGTGGCGATGGCCGTCGTCGGCGCCGGAATGGCCGGTACGCCCGGCATATCCGGCCGGATCTTCACGGCGCTCGGCAAGGCCGGGGTGAACGTGATGATGATCTCGCAGGGCTCGTCAGAGGTGAACGTCTCCTTCGTGGTGCGGCAGGACGACAGCCGGCGGGCACTCCAGCTGCTCCACGACGAGTTCAGGCTCTCGGAGGCGTGCGACGATGAGTAA
- the tfrA gene encoding fumarate reductase (CoM/CoB) subunit TfrA, protein MRALEVIDCHVLVIGSGGAGVRAAIEADRYGETVLLSKSITGKGGCTTMAEGGYNAVLKTTDACTLHQEDTMRGGAYLNDPALVEALVNDAPARLSDLVSWGAVFDASGDGEVAQRSFGGQCRPRTCYAGDRTGHEMMATLMERLRGSGVEQIEETAAIELLKDGDRVCGALALDRKGDLQAIRADAVVLATGGGARVYDVSTNSGTGSGDGFALGYRAGAGLIDMEMVQFHPTGAVYPYDARGRLVTEAVRGEGGRLINAAGERFMGRYDQTRMELSTRDVVARAIATEVLEGRGTKNGGVWLDVTHLPARQIEERLPVMLEQFLRFGVDIRKEPMEVAPTAHHIMGGLRITPEGGTTLPGLFACGECSGGVHGANRLGGNALADTQVFGKRAGEAAGRTPAHTARIDAAQVEAQEKRLAAFFEGEVTPASVQGHLQRAMWDGAGIRRDETGLRTALRAAEDLLGARLKAASGRNLLQCCAVQNLCTTAMLITRSALLRPENRGAHYRTDIVQTWDAQTSPFGHTTISLEGAGIEEVRR, encoded by the coding sequence ATGCGCGCGCTGGAAGTAATCGACTGCCATGTCCTGGTGATCGGGAGTGGCGGCGCCGGGGTCAGGGCGGCAATCGAGGCCGACCGATATGGCGAAACTGTCCTTCTTTCCAAGAGCATAACCGGAAAGGGAGGCTGCACGACGATGGCCGAGGGCGGGTACAACGCCGTCCTGAAAACCACCGACGCCTGCACCCTCCACCAGGAGGACACGATGCGGGGCGGGGCCTACCTCAACGACCCGGCGCTTGTCGAGGCGCTCGTCAACGACGCCCCTGCGCGGCTTTCCGACCTCGTATCGTGGGGAGCGGTCTTCGACGCCTCAGGGGACGGCGAGGTGGCCCAGCGCTCGTTCGGCGGCCAGTGCCGCCCGCGGACCTGCTATGCCGGCGACCGCACCGGCCACGAGATGATGGCGACCCTGATGGAGCGGCTGAGAGGAAGCGGGGTCGAGCAGATCGAGGAGACAGCGGCGATCGAACTCTTAAAAGACGGTGATCGGGTCTGCGGCGCCCTGGCGCTGGACAGAAAAGGCGATCTCCAGGCGATCCGGGCGGACGCCGTGGTGCTCGCCACCGGCGGCGGGGCGCGGGTCTACGACGTCTCCACCAACTCGGGTACCGGGAGCGGGGACGGGTTCGCCCTCGGCTACCGCGCCGGGGCCGGGCTGATCGATATGGAGATGGTCCAGTTCCACCCGACCGGGGCCGTGTACCCGTACGACGCCCGCGGCAGGCTGGTGACCGAGGCGGTGCGGGGCGAGGGGGGTCGGCTGATCAACGCCGCCGGCGAACGGTTCATGGGACGCTACGACCAGACGCGCATGGAGCTCTCGACCCGCGACGTCGTCGCCCGGGCGATCGCCACCGAGGTGCTCGAAGGAAGGGGGACGAAGAACGGCGGGGTCTGGCTCGATGTCACCCACCTGCCGGCCAGGCAGATCGAGGAGCGGCTGCCGGTGATGCTGGAGCAGTTCCTCAGGTTCGGCGTCGACATCAGAAAGGAACCGATGGAGGTCGCTCCGACCGCCCACCATATCATGGGCGGCCTTCGCATCACCCCTGAGGGAGGGACGACCCTGCCCGGCCTCTTCGCCTGCGGCGAGTGCTCGGGCGGCGTCCACGGCGCAAACCGTCTCGGCGGGAACGCCCTTGCGGATACGCAGGTCTTCGGAAAACGGGCCGGAGAGGCGGCGGGCCGGACACCGGCGCACACCGCGAGGATCGATGCCGCACAGGTCGAGGCGCAGGAGAAGAGGCTCGCCGCCTTCTTCGAGGGCGAAGTGACGCCGGCGTCTGTGCAGGGGCACCTCCAGCGGGCGATGTGGGACGGCGCCGGGATACGAAGGGATGAAACAGGGCTTCGCACCGCCCTCCGCGCGGCCGAGGACCTGCTCGGCGCCCGACTGAAGGCGGCGTCAGGACGGAACCTGCTCCAGTGCTGTGCGGTGCAGAACCTCTGCACCACGGCGATGCTCATTACGCGTTCAGCCCTTCTGCGCCCGGAAAACCGGGGGGCACATTACCGGACCGACATCGTCCAGACATGGGACGCACAGACTTCGCCATTCGGCCATACCACGATCAGTCTGGAAGGGGCAGGGATCGAGGAGGTCAGGCGATGA
- the tfrB gene encoding fumarate reductase (CoM/CoB) subunit TfrB, translated as MKEITFTILRFNPETDERPHPETYTVAVHEGARVLHALHAVHAQDQTLAYRYCCGSGQCGSCAVQVNGTPVLACLAEAKDGMTVSPLALPVVQDLEVDLAPYIGRIAHIAPAPCATFPKKEEIDAIKPLRDCIECMACVSVCPALKVTDFAGPTAMRQELRLALDPRDTGDRAPEAVKEGLFFCTSCQKCWKVCPKEIEIPGKAIEKLREIANRKGLTLPRHQEVAELVRTTGRSVPRIKETFLEQVPEVIEPDGEVRATVGFFVGCMYNGRLPDTALDMLEVMRRNGIRVVIPHEQVCCGSPLIRTGQTSFIDHLKRRNIEAFRSRNLDVVMTMCAGCGSTLKNDYKTPFRVMDATEVLDRYGIEPPAKLGITATYHDPCHLLRGQGISEEPRKFLREVAGTFVETPNQCCGSGGGVRSGVPEEAAALGRMRGEAFEASGADVVVSCCPFCEFHIAENTKLPVKDLMTLLREGYEEKDREQAGKSE; from the coding sequence ATGAAAGAGATCACCTTCACGATTCTCCGCTTCAACCCGGAGACTGACGAAAGACCGCACCCGGAGACCTACACCGTCGCGGTGCACGAGGGGGCGCGGGTGCTCCACGCCCTCCACGCCGTCCATGCACAGGACCAGACGCTCGCCTATCGCTACTGCTGCGGTTCCGGGCAGTGCGGGAGCTGCGCCGTGCAGGTGAACGGTACGCCGGTGCTCGCATGTCTCGCCGAGGCAAAGGACGGCATGACCGTCAGCCCGCTCGCCCTGCCGGTGGTGCAGGACCTCGAGGTGGACCTCGCCCCCTATATCGGGCGCATCGCCCATATCGCCCCGGCCCCGTGCGCAACGTTCCCGAAAAAGGAGGAGATCGATGCGATCAAGCCCCTGCGCGACTGCATCGAGTGCATGGCCTGTGTCTCGGTCTGTCCGGCCCTGAAGGTAACCGATTTCGCCGGCCCGACGGCGATGCGCCAGGAGCTGCGCCTCGCCCTCGACCCCAGGGACACCGGCGACCGCGCCCCCGAGGCAGTGAAGGAAGGGCTCTTCTTCTGCACGAGCTGCCAGAAATGCTGGAAGGTCTGCCCGAAGGAGATCGAGATACCGGGCAAGGCGATCGAGAAACTGCGGGAGATCGCAAACCGGAAGGGCCTCACCCTGCCGCGCCACCAGGAGGTCGCCGAACTGGTCAGGACGACCGGCCGGAGCGTCCCGCGGATCAAGGAGACCTTCCTTGAACAGGTGCCCGAGGTGATCGAGCCCGATGGGGAGGTGCGGGCGACCGTAGGCTTCTTTGTCGGCTGCATGTACAACGGGCGTCTCCCCGACACCGCCCTCGATATGCTCGAGGTGATGCGCAGAAACGGCATCCGCGTCGTGATCCCGCACGAGCAGGTCTGCTGCGGCTCGCCCCTGATCAGGACGGGCCAGACCTCATTCATCGATCACCTCAAACGCCGGAACATCGAAGCCTTCCGCTCCCGCAATCTCGACGTGGTGATGACGATGTGCGCGGGCTGCGGCTCGACCCTGAAAAACGATTATAAAACACCTTTCAGGGTGATGGACGCTACTGAAGTGCTCGACCGCTACGGGATCGAGCCCCCGGCAAAACTCGGGATCACCGCCACCTATCACGACCCCTGCCATCTCCTGCGCGGGCAGGGGATCTCCGAGGAGCCAAGAAAATTCCTCAGAGAGGTGGCCGGAACCTTCGTCGAGACCCCGAACCAGTGTTGCGGCTCGGGCGGCGGGGTGAGGTCGGGCGTGCCAGAGGAGGCGGCCGCCCTGGGGCGGATGCGGGGCGAGGCCTTCGAAGCGAGCGGTGCAGACGTGGTCGTCTCGTGCTGCCCCTTCTGCGAGTTCCACATCGCCGAGAACACGAAGCTGCCGGTGAAGGACCTGATGACCCTGCTGCGCGAGGGGTATGAGGAGAAGGACCGGGAACAGGCCGGCAAATCCGAATAA
- a CDS encoding monovalent cation:proton antiporter family protein has protein sequence MEASILTDIVVIFGLSIAILFVCSRLRIPAIVGFLITGMVAGPYALGLVHDTATVDDFAEIGVILLLFTIGMEFSFKSLLRIKRAVLLGGSLQVGGTILIVAAASLLLGIPWQEAVLFGFLLSLSSTAIVLSVLQSRSEMESPQGRTALGILIFQDLVIIPMMLLVPILAGADDGSGMSIPAFLATSVGILIFVIVSANWLVPKLLFHAARLRIPEIFLLSIVLICLFTAWLTASAGLSLALGAFIAGLIISESEYSHEALGAILPFKEVFTSFFFVSVGMLLNIAFLFEHLGVVLLLVAGVVAVKAIVAGAATLAIGYSIRTALLAGLAISQIGEFSFVLSKTGADYGLIDSGAYQTFLAVTILTMIATPFVIGGAPTVANRTMRLSLPERVRLGTIREKPPEEPCMKDHVIIVGFGLGGKNVAKAAKAADIPYVIIEMNPETIQEERAKGEPIHYGDATRRAVLGHAGIRTAKVLVIVISDPSATRRIIATARRANPHVRIIARTRYVGDIADLSSLGADEVIPEEYITSIEIFTCILSSYLVPRDEIERFAAEVRADGYELFRSAHPLEPGLQDLGFYRPGAEIETLRVGQEARIAGHTLAEANLRRRFGVTVLAVRRGDEVITAPCGETTIQGGDVCVVFGPAEKIATLDRYFREKNENNGY, from the coding sequence ATGGAAGCATCGATCCTCACCGACATCGTCGTCATCTTCGGCCTCTCCATCGCCATCCTCTTCGTCTGCTCACGCCTGCGTATCCCGGCCATCGTCGGCTTTCTGATCACCGGCATGGTCGCCGGCCCCTACGCGCTCGGGCTCGTGCATGACACCGCGACGGTCGACGACTTCGCAGAGATCGGCGTGATCCTCCTCCTCTTCACCATCGGGATGGAGTTCTCGTTCAAAAGCCTCCTGCGGATCAAACGGGCGGTGCTCCTCGGCGGCTCCCTCCAGGTCGGCGGCACGATCCTGATCGTGGCGGCGGCCTCACTCCTCCTCGGTATCCCCTGGCAGGAAGCGGTGTTGTTCGGGTTTCTCCTCTCCCTCTCCAGCACGGCGATCGTCCTCTCGGTCCTCCAGAGCCGCTCCGAGATGGAGAGCCCGCAGGGGCGGACGGCTCTGGGCATCCTGATCTTCCAGGACCTCGTGATCATCCCGATGATGCTCCTGGTGCCGATCCTTGCCGGGGCGGACGATGGTTCGGGCATGTCGATCCCGGCCTTCCTGGCCACCTCGGTCGGGATCCTGATCTTCGTCATCGTCTCGGCGAACTGGCTCGTCCCAAAACTGCTCTTCCATGCCGCACGCCTGCGGATCCCTGAGATCTTCCTCCTCTCCATCGTCCTCATCTGCCTCTTCACCGCATGGCTCACTGCCAGCGCCGGCCTCTCCCTCGCCCTCGGGGCCTTCATCGCCGGGCTGATCATCTCGGAGTCCGAGTACTCCCACGAGGCCCTGGGCGCAATCCTCCCGTTCAAAGAGGTATTCACCAGTTTCTTCTTCGTCTCCGTCGGGATGCTCCTCAACATTGCCTTCCTCTTCGAGCATCTCGGCGTCGTCCTGCTCCTGGTGGCAGGCGTCGTCGCGGTCAAGGCGATCGTCGCGGGCGCCGCTACCCTGGCGATCGGCTACTCGATCCGCACCGCCCTCCTCGCCGGGCTTGCGATCAGCCAGATCGGAGAGTTCTCATTCGTGCTCTCCAAAACCGGGGCCGACTACGGCCTCATCGACAGCGGGGCATACCAGACCTTCCTCGCCGTCACGATCCTCACGATGATCGCCACCCCCTTCGTCATCGGGGGTGCGCCGACGGTCGCCAACCGAACAATGAGGCTCTCCCTGCCCGAACGGGTACGGCTGGGCACGATCAGGGAGAAACCGCCCGAAGAGCCCTGCATGAAGGACCATGTGATCATCGTCGGCTTCGGCCTCGGCGGAAAGAACGTGGCGAAGGCTGCGAAGGCGGCCGACATCCCCTACGTAATCATCGAGATGAACCCCGAAACCATTCAGGAGGAGCGGGCGAAGGGCGAACCGATCCACTACGGCGACGCAACCCGCCGGGCCGTCCTCGGCCATGCCGGGATCAGGACGGCGAAGGTGCTCGTCATCGTCATCTCCGACCCTTCGGCGACCCGCCGGATCATCGCCACGGCCAGAAGGGCCAACCCCCACGTCAGGATCATCGCCCGCACGCGCTATGTCGGAGACATCGCCGACCTCTCCAGCCTGGGCGCCGACGAGGTGATCCCGGAGGAGTACATCACCTCCATCGAGATCTTCACCTGCATCCTCTCGTCGTACCTCGTCCCGCGGGACGAAATCGAGCGCTTCGCCGCCGAAGTCCGGGCCGACGGCTACGAGCTCTTCAGGTCGGCGCACCCCCTTGAGCCCGGCCTCCAGGACCTCGGTTTCTACCGCCCGGGTGCGGAGATCGAAACCCTCAGGGTGGGGCAGGAGGCGCGGATCGCCGGCCACACCCTTGCCGAGGCAAACCTGCGGCGGCGGTTCGGCGTCACCGTCCTCGCCGTCAGGCGGGGCGACGAGGTGATCACGGCGCCATGCGGCGAGACGACGATCCAGGGCGGCGATGTCTGCGTGGTCTTCGGCCCGGCTGAAAAGATCGCCACCCTGGACCGTTATTTCAGAGAGAAAAACGAAAATAATGGATATTAA
- a CDS encoding FAD-dependent oxidoreductase, producing the protein MPRVKVYSTAQCPYCRMVKAFLEKNGVAYESIDVGADEAAAEEMIELSGQYGVPVTVVDGEVIVGFDAPRLTELFGSERPGEVYDLIVMGAGPAGLTAGVYASRKLLSTMIISENIGGQAMESWAIENYMGYRMVTGEDLMTKFEEQVRNLNIHLELDRVTGVEKEDGLFKITTYGEQIFRAKSIVVATGRHSRRLGVEGEERFWGRGVSVCSTCDGPLFKGKDVAVVGGGNSAVITAIEMGKIARSVHLIVRSTIRADPVYLDRLKEMEQNVTIHQPYTVAALLGEEVLAGIRIREKDSGDEEDLAVDGVFAEIGHDPNTDAVRGVVALNDQDEIVVDENCHTNVPGIYAAGDVTSIRGKQIIIAAGEGAKAALEAQAYLLSLQAP; encoded by the coding sequence ATGCCGCGTGTTAAAGTGTATTCGACGGCCCAGTGCCCGTACTGCCGTATGGTCAAGGCCTTCCTCGAGAAGAACGGTGTCGCATACGAGTCTATCGATGTGGGGGCCGACGAGGCGGCGGCGGAGGAGATGATCGAACTCTCCGGGCAGTACGGCGTTCCGGTGACCGTCGTCGACGGCGAGGTGATCGTCGGTTTCGACGCCCCGCGCCTCACCGAACTCTTTGGGTCAGAGCGGCCGGGCGAGGTCTACGACCTGATCGTCATGGGCGCGGGGCCGGCCGGTCTGACCGCCGGCGTCTACGCCAGCCGCAAACTCCTCTCCACCATGATCATCTCCGAGAACATCGGCGGGCAGGCGATGGAGAGCTGGGCGATCGAGAATTATATGGGCTACCGGATGGTCACCGGGGAAGACCTGATGACGAAGTTCGAGGAGCAGGTGCGAAACCTCAACATCCATCTCGAACTCGACCGGGTGACCGGCGTTGAGAAGGAAGACGGGCTGTTTAAGATCACCACCTACGGGGAACAGATTTTTCGTGCAAAGAGCATCGTCGTCGCCACCGGCCGCCACTCCCGCCGCCTGGGCGTCGAGGGGGAGGAGCGGTTCTGGGGCAGGGGTGTGTCGGTGTGCTCCACCTGTGACGGGCCGCTCTTTAAAGGAAAGGACGTTGCGGTCGTCGGCGGCGGCAACTCGGCGGTCATTACGGCGATCGAGATGGGGAAGATCGCACGGAGCGTGCACCTCATTGTGCGGAGCACGATCCGGGCCGATCCCGTCTACCTCGACCGGCTGAAGGAGATGGAGCAGAATGTCACCATCCACCAGCCGTACACGGTCGCCGCTCTCCTCGGCGAGGAGGTGCTCGCCGGGATCAGGATCAGGGAGAAGGACTCGGGCGACGAGGAGGATCTGGCGGTCGACGGTGTTTTTGCCGAGATCGGCCATGACCCGAACACTGATGCCGTCCGCGGCGTCGTGGCGCTCAACGATCAGGACGAGATCGTTGTGGACGAGAACTGCCATACGAATGTCCCCGGGATCTATGCGGCCGGCGATGTCACCTCGATCCGGGGCAAGCAGATCATCATCGCCGCCGGTGAAGGGGCGAAGGCCGCCCTCGAGGCGCAGGCATATCTCCTCTCTCTTCAGGCCCCTTAA
- a CDS encoding rubrerythrin family protein, with the protein MATLENLKAAFAGESQANRKYLSFSQKADEEGFKNVARIYRAASRAEEIHARRELAVMGGVRSTAENLKESIEGETDEFTEMYPRFVEEAKKEGNSEAAITFTHAMKAEEVHAGLYKRALEAVSAGKDFDGAEVFLCPVCGNVEIGAAPERCPICGVVGKNFIRVE; encoded by the coding sequence ATGGCAACATTGGAGAATCTCAAGGCGGCTTTTGCCGGAGAATCACAGGCGAACCGAAAATACCTATCGTTCTCCCAGAAGGCCGATGAAGAGGGCTTTAAGAACGTCGCACGTATTTACCGCGCAGCCTCCCGGGCTGAAGAGATTCATGCACGGCGCGAACTCGCCGTGATGGGCGGGGTAAGGAGCACTGCCGAGAACCTGAAGGAGAGCATCGAGGGAGAGACCGACGAGTTCACCGAGATGTACCCGCGGTTCGTGGAGGAGGCGAAGAAGGAAGGGAACAGCGAGGCCGCCATCACCTTCACCCATGCGATGAAGGCCGAGGAGGTGCATGCCGGGCTGTACAAACGGGCACTGGAGGCAGTTTCTGCTGGAAAAGACTTCGACGGCGCGGAGGTTTTCCTCTGTCCGGTCTGCGGGAACGTCGAGATCGGCGCCGCCCCTGAACGGTGCCCGATCTGCGGCGTCGTCGGGAAGAACTTCATCAGGGTCGAGTGA
- the radC gene encoding RadC family protein: MKKMRDVPDGDRPREKIAAKGAAALTERELIAAIIGRGVPGRDVLEIARDIEGVIADSGVPAYADLVDVPGVGAAKACQIAAAFELARRRLTPKEIRISAPTDVLPLVRHLADRKQEYFICISLNGAGEVIGNREVTKGLINYSPVHPREVFADVLTDRATSVIFVHNHPSGSLEPSREDIAMTGQLVAAAGILGIRVLDHIIVSRKGHVSMRERGLL; this comes from the coding sequence ATGAAAAAGATGCGCGATGTCCCTGACGGCGACCGGCCGCGGGAGAAGATCGCCGCAAAAGGTGCAGCCGCCCTCACCGAACGCGAGCTCATCGCCGCCATCATCGGCCGCGGCGTCCCGGGGCGGGACGTGCTCGAGATCGCGCGGGACATCGAAGGGGTGATCGCCGACTCGGGCGTCCCGGCATATGCCGATCTCGTCGACGTTCCCGGCGTCGGCGCAGCAAAGGCGTGCCAGATCGCCGCCGCCTTCGAACTCGCCCGCCGGCGCCTGACACCCAAAGAAATACGGATCTCGGCCCCCACCGACGTTCTGCCCCTGGTGCGGCATCTCGCCGACCGGAAACAGGAATACTTCATCTGCATCTCCCTCAACGGCGCCGGCGAGGTGATCGGCAACCGGGAGGTGACGAAAGGGCTGATCAACTACAGCCCGGTCCACCCGCGGGAGGTCTTCGCCGACGTCCTCACCGACCGGGCGACCTCGGTGATCTTCGTCCACAACCACCCATCGGGCAGCCTCGAACCAAGCCGCGAGGATATCGCCATGACCGGGCAGCTCGTCGCCGCCGCCGGGATCCTGGGGATCAGGGTGCTCGACCACATCATCGTCTCACGCAAAGGGCACGTGTCCATGCGGGAGCGGGGGCTGCTCTGA
- a CDS encoding cation diffusion facilitator family transporter: MTEYSQVQRVLWVILGLNILVALAKAIFGLLAGSMSMVADALHSAFDSASNIIGIAATRVAGRPPDQDHQYGHAKVESLATLIVGGMLLLTAYWVISEGIVRLTAGAVPEITGITVGVMVATLVINIFVAWYERRMGEELQSSFLIADSEHTKSDVYVSLSVLAGFVAVSAGYPAADPVIALAIGVLIGKMGLSIIREAGMVLTDAATVRCEDIVRKSVPSIPGVRGYHRFRCRGGAGDLFADIHVTVDPEMSVLHAHEIAREVEAVLKERVPGMKEVIVHIEPGTESGSQIKG; this comes from the coding sequence ATGACCGAATACAGCCAGGTCCAGCGGGTGCTCTGGGTCATCCTCGGCCTCAACATCCTCGTCGCCCTTGCGAAGGCGATCTTCGGCCTCCTCGCCGGTTCGATGAGCATGGTCGCCGACGCCCTTCACTCCGCCTTCGACTCGGCCTCGAACATCATCGGGATCGCCGCCACCCGCGTTGCCGGGCGCCCGCCAGACCAGGACCACCAGTACGGCCATGCAAAGGTCGAAAGCCTCGCCACCCTGATCGTCGGCGGGATGCTCCTCCTCACCGCCTACTGGGTGATCAGCGAGGGGATCGTGCGCCTGACCGCGGGAGCGGTGCCCGAGATCACCGGGATCACCGTCGGGGTGATGGTGGCGACCCTTGTCATCAACATCTTCGTTGCATGGTACGAACGGCGGATGGGCGAAGAGTTGCAGAGCAGTTTTCTCATCGCCGACTCCGAGCACACGAAAAGCGACGTCTATGTCTCCCTCTCGGTGCTGGCCGGGTTCGTCGCCGTCAGCGCCGGGTATCCGGCGGCAGACCCCGTAATCGCCCTGGCGATCGGGGTGCTGATCGGGAAGATGGGCCTTTCCATCATCAGGGAGGCGGGCATGGTGCTCACCGATGCCGCCACTGTCAGGTGCGAGGATATCGTCAGGAAGAGCGTACCCTCGATACCCGGTGTCCGGGGCTATCATCGGTTCAGGTGCCGCGGCGGTGCGGGCGACCTTTTCGCCGACATCCACGTCACCGTCGACCCGGAGATGAGCGTGCTCCACGCCCACGAGATCGCCCGCGAGGTCGAGGCCGTACTCAAAGAGCGCGTGCCCGGCATGAAGGAGGTGATCGTCCATATCGAGCCAGGGACGGAGAGCGGATCTCAAATAAAGGGTTGA
- a CDS encoding flavodoxin family protein: MGKKKIIALLGSPVRGGNTAYLFNKAVEGAEEEGCEVERVMVPYLNFQPCMEILHCMDHEDCRMQDDVTPFYRKFREMDGLIIATPIMTMGIPGKLKSFMDRFQVYYMAKYMRKEPFISKERRKERKTLFISISGMNLPDNFDGALQTTKTFCEIIDCPYWEGIFQRDMDHVRDIRTRPEIVAAAYEKGRELCRIVGKK, encoded by the coding sequence ATGGGAAAGAAGAAGATTATCGCCCTCCTCGGAAGCCCGGTCAGGGGGGGCAACACCGCGTATCTCTTCAATAAAGCGGTCGAAGGGGCGGAAGAGGAGGGCTGTGAGGTCGAGCGGGTGATGGTGCCGTACCTGAACTTCCAGCCCTGCATGGAGATCCTCCACTGCATGGATCACGAGGATTGCCGGATGCAGGATGACGTCACCCCGTTTTACCGGAAGTTCCGGGAGATGGACGGCCTGATCATCGCCACCCCGATCATGACGATGGGGATCCCCGGGAAACTGAAATCGTTTATGGACCGTTTTCAGGTCTATTATATGGCAAAATATATGCGAAAAGAACCTTTCATCTCGAAAGAGCGCCGAAAGGAACGAAAAACGCTCTTTATCAGCATATCGGGGATGAACCTTCCGGACAACTTCGACGGCGCCCTCCAGACGACGAAGACCTTCTGCGAGATCATCGACTGCCCGTACTGGGAGGGGATCTTCCAGCGGGACATGGACCATGTCCGCGACATCAGGACCCGCCCGGAGATCGTGGCGGCGGCGTACGAGAAGGGGAGGGAGCTCTGCCGGATCGTCGGGAAGAAATGA
- a CDS encoding zinc ribbon-containing protein, whose translation MTAEESKKVKAGEKVGPGTYVCIDCGRELKVTEAEKDLVKCPSCACENYQCFPMTHIRPDIKTPEDAVHPPKRK comes from the coding sequence GTGACCGCAGAAGAATCAAAGAAAGTGAAAGCAGGAGAAAAAGTCGGCCCGGGAACGTACGTCTGCATCGACTGCGGGCGGGAGCTGAAGGTGACCGAGGCCGAGAAGGACCTGGTCAAGTGCCCGAGCTGCGCCTGTGAGAACTACCAGTGCTTCCCGATGACGCACATCAGGCCCGACATCAAGACGCCTGAAGACGCAGTTCACCCGCCAAAGAGAAAGTGA
- a CDS encoding desulfoferrodoxin FeS4 iron-binding domain-containing protein, whose translation MVNVEEVGQVFICEICGNVVEVREVGGGELICCGEPMVLQE comes from the coding sequence ATGGTTAACGTGGAAGAGGTAGGGCAGGTCTTCATCTGCGAGATCTGCGGGAACGTCGTTGAAGTCAGGGAAGTCGGAGGAGGCGAGCTGATCTGTTGCGGCGAGCCGATGGTCCTCCAGGAGTGA